Proteins from a single region of Theobroma cacao cultivar B97-61/B2 chromosome 10, Criollo_cocoa_genome_V2, whole genome shotgun sequence:
- the LOC18586234 gene encoding 3-ketoacyl-CoA synthase 19, with protein MPNSISLSFYLRRKRAEKTPHSQHTLCLSMELVMAICLLFLCSLISYICNMVFRKRNQCCYMLGYECYKASDDRKLDTEACVRVVMRNKNLGLEQYRFLLKTIVSSGLGEETYGPRNVLDGREESPTEKDAHTEMDEIMFDTLDSLFAKTGVSPSEIDILVVDVSLFSPSPSLTARIVNRYKMRDDIKSFNLSGMGCSASMVAIDLVQRLFKTYKNQFAIVVSTESIGSHWYCGKEKSMMLSNCLFRSGGSSILLTNKRALKDRAIFKLKCAVRTNIGYDDEAYGCCMQLEDEEGYQGFLLTKSLTKAAAKAFTMNLEILVPQILPVTELLRYAISFLGSKRIKGQTPDAARALSFNFNLKSGIEHFCLHPGGRAVIDGLGKSLRLSEYDLEPTRMALYRFGNTSAGGLWYVLSYMEAKKRLKKGDRILMISLGAGFMCNNCVWEVMKDGLEDTRVWEDCVDSYPRKNLVNPFTEKYSWINDECLNFVRLD; from the coding sequence ATGCCAAATAGTATTTCTCTCAGTTTCTATCTACGAAGAAAGAGAGCAGAGAAAACTCCCCATTCCCAACACACTCTGTGTCTGTCAATGGAGCTTGTAATGGCAATATGTCTCCTATTTCTTTGTAGCCTCATTTCCTATATTTGTAATATGGTTTTTCGGAAGAGAAACCAATGTTGCTATATGTTGGGTTATGAGTGTTACAAGGCAAGTGATGACAGAAAGCTTGACACTGAAGCCTGTGTGAGAGTTGTCATGAGGAACAAGAATCTTGGTCTTGAACAATACAGGTTTCTTTTAAAGACCATTGTCAGTTCAGGTCTTGGTGAAGAAACTTATGGTCCGAGAAATGTTCTTGATGGTAGAGAGGAGTCTCCTACTGAAAAGGATGCACATACAGAGATGGATGAGATAATGTTTGATACTCTTGACAGTCTCTTCGCTAAAACAGGAGTTTCTCCATCCGAAATAGATATACTCGTTGTCGATGTGTCGTTGTTTTCTCCATCACCTTCCTTAACGGCTCGAATTGTAAACAGATACAAGATGAGGGATGACATCAAGTCCTTCAACCTCTCTGGCATGGGATGTAGTGCAAGTATGGTAGCCATTGACCTTGTCCAGCGCTTGTTCAAGACTTACAAGAATCAATTTGCAATTGTTGTGAGCACTGAATCGATAGGTTCACATTGGTATTGTGGCAAAGAAAAGTCCATGATGTTATCTAATTGCCTGTTTCGTTCCGGGGGGTCTTCCATTCTCTTGACAAACAAAAGAGCTTTAAAGGATCGAGCCATCTTCAAGTTGAAATGTGCCGTGCGAACCAATATTGGCTATGACGATGAAGCATATGGATGTTGCATGCAACTTGAAGATGAGGAAGGGTACCAGGGATTTCTCCTAACGAAAAGCTTGACAAAAGCTGCTGCTAAAGCATTTACCATGAATCTCGAAATTCTAGTGCCCCAAATATTACCAGTGACAGAACTTCTTCGATATGCAATATCATTTCTTGGAAGTAAAAGGATCAAAGGCCAAACTCCTGATGCAGCAAGAGCTTTGAGTTTCAATTTCAATCTCAAGTCCGGGATTGAGCACTTCTGTCTCCATCCTGGTGGAAGGGCAGTGATCGATGGACTTGGAAAGAGTTTGCGGCTTAGCGAATATGATCTTGAGCCAACTAGAATGGCACTGTACCGATTCGGGAATACATCAGCCGGAGGCCTATGGTATGTTTTGAGTTACATGGAGGCTAAGAAGAGGCTCAAGAAAGGTGACAGGATTCTGATGATTAGCCTTGGAGCTGGTTTCATGTGCAACAATTGTGTGTGGGAGGTAATGAAGGACGGTTTGGAAGATACTCGAGTGTGGGAAGACTGCGTAGATAGTTACCCCAGAAAAAACCTGGTCAACCCTTTCACAGAGAAGTATAGCTGGATCAATGATGAGTGTCTAAACTTTGTCAGGCTTGACTAG